In Paenibacillus sp. BIC5C1, a genomic segment contains:
- the purE gene encoding 5-(carboxyamino)imidazole ribonucleotide mutase has translation MSVQVAVIMGSKSDWETMKYACEVLDELEIGYEKKVVSAHRTPDLMFEYAEQAIGRGFKVIIAGAGGAAHLPGMVASKTMLPVIGVPVQSKALNGLDSLLSIVQMPGGIPVATVAIGKAGATNAALLAAQIIGAFDQDVQRRSEARRERIKQEVLESSDEI, from the coding sequence TTATGGGCAGTAAGTCGGATTGGGAAACGATGAAGTATGCTTGTGAGGTGCTGGACGAGCTGGAGATTGGGTATGAAAAAAAGGTCGTATCCGCGCATCGCACGCCAGATTTGATGTTTGAATACGCGGAGCAAGCGATTGGCCGTGGATTCAAGGTTATCATTGCAGGTGCGGGCGGGGCAGCACATCTGCCCGGTATGGTCGCTTCCAAGACGATGCTTCCGGTCATTGGAGTTCCGGTGCAATCCAAGGCGCTAAATGGTCTCGATTCCTTGCTGTCCATTGTTCAAATGCCTGGTGGCATTCCCGTCGCAACGGTAGCGATTGGCAAGGCAGGTGCAACGAATGCCGCATTGCTTGCGGCTCAGATCATCGGTGCTTTTGACCAGGATGTCCAACGCCGCAGCGAAGCCCGCAGAGAGCGAATCAAACAAGAAGTGCTCGAAAGCAGTGACGAAATATGA
- the purK gene encoding 5-(carboxyamino)imidazole ribonucleotide synthase encodes MTNTQIQPGSAGKAERVLLPGKTTIGVLGGGQLGRMLTLAGTAMGYRFVTLDPAADSPCGQIADQIEAGYDDEKAAIELARQCDVITYEFENVDADVASLLERESYVPQGSALLYTTQHRLREKRAIEAAGVRVAPYREITSKDTMKAAVSELGVPCVLKTVTGGYDGKGQRVIREANQALAAYEELAATGAELVLEQFIKFDCEISVVVARSTNGEIKTFPPAENIHVNNILHASIVPARVATEIQIEAQKLAAAVAQSIQAVGLLAVELFVAADGRLYVNELAPRPHNSGHYTMEACATSQFEQHIRAICGLPLGDTSLLSPVVMVNVLGEHLEGIIARTGQADAEALELGVIPKLHIYGKTEAKTGRKMGHVNLLCQDVEEGLQWIEQTNLWRNTNL; translated from the coding sequence ATGACGAATACACAAATTCAACCCGGATCAGCAGGTAAAGCAGAACGTGTTCTGCTCCCAGGTAAAACAACCATCGGTGTTCTTGGAGGCGGGCAGCTTGGACGGATGCTGACACTTGCCGGAACAGCGATGGGGTATCGGTTCGTTACACTTGATCCGGCAGCTGATTCCCCTTGTGGACAAATTGCCGATCAGATTGAAGCGGGATATGACGATGAAAAGGCTGCAATCGAACTGGCTCGGCAGTGTGATGTAATCACCTATGAGTTCGAGAATGTAGATGCAGATGTTGCTTCTCTCCTGGAACGGGAATCCTATGTACCGCAAGGAAGTGCGTTATTGTACACAACCCAGCATCGTTTGCGTGAAAAACGAGCCATTGAGGCGGCTGGTGTGCGTGTAGCTCCTTACCGGGAAATTACAAGCAAGGACACCATGAAGGCAGCCGTGAGTGAACTTGGTGTTCCTTGTGTACTGAAGACGGTGACAGGCGGATATGACGGCAAGGGTCAACGGGTTATTCGCGAAGCAAATCAGGCGCTAGCTGCTTATGAAGAACTTGCAGCTACCGGTGCGGAACTGGTATTGGAGCAATTTATCAAGTTTGACTGCGAGATTTCAGTGGTTGTTGCACGCAGCACGAATGGAGAAATTAAGACGTTCCCGCCTGCGGAGAACATTCATGTGAACAACATTTTGCATGCTTCGATTGTACCCGCAAGAGTGGCGACCGAAATACAGATTGAAGCGCAGAAATTGGCGGCAGCAGTGGCTCAATCCATACAGGCCGTTGGATTGCTCGCAGTGGAATTGTTTGTTGCGGCAGATGGAAGACTGTATGTGAATGAGCTGGCCCCTAGGCCGCATAATTCCGGCCACTATACGATGGAAGCCTGCGCCACATCGCAATTCGAACAGCATATTCGTGCGATTTGCGGATTGCCGCTTGGAGATACCTCATTATTGAGTCCGGTTGTTATGGTCAATGTGCTTGGAGAACATCTGGAAGGTATAATTGCCAGAACGGGTCAGGCTGACGCGGAAGCGTTGGAACTCGGTGTAATTCCTAAGCTTCATATATATGGTAAAACCGAAGCAAAGACAGGACGAAAAATGGGGCATGTCAATCTGCTCTGTCAGGATGTCGAAGAAGGATTACAATGGATTGAACAAACTAATCTTTGGAGGAATACAAATTTATGA
- the purB gene encoding adenylosuccinate lyase: MIERYSRPEMRAIWTEENKFKSWLEVEICACEAWAELGVIPKEEAALLRQNASFDIDRIYEIEQETRHDVIAFTRTVSESLGAERKWVHYGLTSTDVVDTALGYVLRQANEILERDIVNFIEILREKAKTYQHTPMMGRTHGVHAEPTTFGLKMALWHEEMKRNLERFRHAADNVQYGKISGAVGTYANIDPFVEEFVCEKLGTKPAPISTQTLQRDRHAEYMATLALIATSLDKFATEVRALQKSEFREVEEAFAKGQKGSSAMPHKRNPIGSENISGLSRVIRGHMVSAYENVTLWHERDISHSSVERIILPDATMLLNYMLNRFGNIVKNLTVFPENMKRNMERTFGVPFSGRVMTKLIDKGFSREQAYDTVQPRAMQAWEEQRQFQDIVKSTPEITEVLSDEEIADAFNPSWHLKHVDTIFKKLGLND, from the coding sequence ATGATCGAACGTTATAGCAGACCCGAAATGAGAGCCATCTGGACGGAGGAGAACAAATTCAAGTCTTGGCTGGAAGTTGAAATTTGTGCATGTGAAGCTTGGGCGGAGCTTGGCGTCATTCCTAAGGAAGAAGCAGCATTGCTTCGTCAGAACGCTTCTTTTGACATCGACCGCATTTACGAGATTGAACAGGAAACACGTCATGACGTTATTGCTTTCACGCGTACGGTATCTGAAAGTCTGGGCGCTGAGCGGAAATGGGTGCACTACGGACTGACTTCCACGGATGTCGTTGATACGGCTCTTGGATATGTACTGCGTCAGGCAAACGAAATCCTGGAACGTGACATTGTGAACTTTATCGAAATTTTACGTGAAAAAGCGAAGACCTATCAGCACACGCCAATGATGGGACGTACACATGGGGTACATGCGGAGCCAACGACGTTTGGTCTGAAAATGGCACTCTGGCATGAAGAAATGAAACGGAATTTGGAGCGTTTCCGCCACGCGGCAGACAACGTACAATACGGTAAGATCTCTGGAGCAGTTGGTACTTACGCGAACATTGATCCGTTTGTTGAAGAGTTTGTCTGCGAGAAGTTGGGTACGAAGCCTGCACCAATCTCGACTCAAACGCTGCAACGTGACCGTCATGCAGAATACATGGCTACACTGGCATTGATCGCAACATCTCTGGACAAGTTTGCTACAGAAGTACGTGCGTTGCAAAAGAGTGAGTTCCGTGAAGTGGAAGAAGCATTTGCAAAAGGTCAAAAAGGATCTTCGGCAATGCCGCACAAACGTAACCCAATCGGCAGTGAAAATATTTCCGGTCTGTCCCGCGTTATTCGCGGACATATGGTATCGGCATACGAGAACGTGACGTTGTGGCACGAGCGCGATATCTCGCACTCTTCCGTAGAGCGTATCATTCTGCCGGATGCAACGATGCTGCTGAACTACATGCTGAACCGTTTCGGAAACATCGTGAAGAACCTGACGGTATTCCCTGAAAATATGAAACGCAATATGGAGCGCACCTTCGGTGTACCATTCTCCGGTCGCGTAATGACGAAGCTGATCGACAAAGGTTTCAGCCGTGAGCAGGCATACGATACGGTTCAGCCACGTGCGATGCAAGCATGGGAAGAACAACGCCAGTTCCAGGATATCGTGAAATCCACACCGGAAATTACGGAAGTGCTGAGCGACGAGGAAATCGCAGATGCGTTCAACCCGTCATGGCACCTGAAGCATGTGGATACAATCTTCAAAAAACTTGGTTTGAACGACTAA
- a CDS encoding phosphoribosylaminoimidazolesuccinocarboxamide synthase: MALSTAADLVKAPLLYKGKVRELYDLGEHFLIVVTDRISAFDYVLDPAVPEKGNVLNKLSSFWFELTDDMMDNHVVHTDVNQLGDVITDPEQLKDRIMVTRKAERIDIECVVRGYITGGGWRQYEKSGEVNGIKLPEGLRKNAKLDVPIFTPAAKNDVGHDEDIPMDRMKEIVGDALAIELQEKSLRLYEFARDYCDQRGIILADCKFEFGMVDGKVILIDEIFTPDASRFWAQENYALDIEIDSMDKEPVRTYLLGSDWDKNSKPDPLPQEVVEATTARYVDIYNRLTEK, from the coding sequence ATGGCGCTGTCCACTGCGGCAGATCTCGTTAAAGCTCCTTTGTTATACAAGGGAAAAGTGCGTGAGTTGTACGATCTGGGTGAACATTTTCTCATCGTGGTTACGGACCGGATTTCGGCATTTGACTATGTGCTGGACCCGGCCGTTCCCGAGAAGGGCAATGTGCTTAATAAACTGAGCAGCTTCTGGTTTGAACTGACGGACGACATGATGGATAACCACGTGGTGCATACGGATGTAAACCAATTGGGCGATGTCATCACTGATCCTGAACAGCTCAAAGACCGCATCATGGTGACCCGCAAAGCCGAGCGCATTGATATTGAATGTGTGGTACGCGGATACATTACCGGAGGCGGGTGGAGACAATATGAGAAAAGCGGAGAGGTCAACGGCATCAAGCTGCCGGAGGGACTTCGCAAAAACGCCAAGCTCGACGTTCCCATCTTCACCCCAGCAGCTAAAAACGATGTCGGTCATGACGAAGACATTCCGATGGATCGAATGAAAGAAATTGTCGGAGATGCTCTGGCGATTGAGCTTCAGGAAAAGAGCCTGCGTCTCTACGAATTCGCTCGCGACTATTGCGATCAGCGGGGCATCATTCTCGCAGACTGCAAATTCGAGTTCGGCATGGTCGACGGCAAAGTCATTCTGATCGATGAAATCTTCACGCCAGACGCTTCTCGCTTCTGGGCCCAGGAGAATTATGCACTCGACATCGAGATCGACAGCATGGATAAAGAGCCAGTGCGCACCTATCTGTTAGGCAGCGATTGGGACAAGAACAGCAAACCTGACCCGCTGCCACAAGAGGTAGTGGAGGCCACAACCGCAAGATACGTCGATATTTATAACCGTTTAACGGAAAAATAA
- the purS gene encoding phosphoribosylformylglycinamidine synthase subunit PurS — protein sequence MIKATVYVTIKQSVLDPQGVAVQGALHSMGFNEVESVRIGKVMELTLDTTDRAEAEKRLTVMCEKLLANTVVEDYRYELEG from the coding sequence ATGATTAAAGCAACCGTCTATGTCACTATTAAGCAAAGCGTTCTCGACCCGCAAGGAGTAGCTGTTCAAGGTGCCCTGCACTCGATGGGATTCAATGAAGTGGAAAGTGTACGGATTGGTAAAGTCATGGAACTGACTCTGGATACAACAGACCGTGCGGAAGCGGAGAAACGATTGACAGTAATGTGTGAGAAGCTGCTGGCTAACACCGTTGTTGAAGATTACCGCTACGAATTGGAGGGTTAA
- the purQ gene encoding phosphoribosylformylglycinamidine synthase subunit PurQ: MKFAVLVFPGSNCDIDCYKAVEDAIGQEVDYVWHTATDLSAYDCILVPGGFSYGDYLRCGAISRFAPVMNEVAKAAEQGKYILGICNGFQILTEAGLLPGALIRNMSLKFRCHDTVLKVANAATPFTRDYAPGEEIVIPIAHGEGNYYCDEETLASLQANNQIVFTYGSNPNGSLGDIAGICNEGGNVVGMMPHPERAVDSLLGSEDGKRMFTSILKAWRDRHDAAAIR, encoded by the coding sequence ATGAAATTTGCAGTTCTTGTGTTTCCTGGATCCAACTGCGACATCGACTGTTACAAAGCAGTAGAAGATGCGATTGGACAAGAGGTTGATTATGTATGGCACACGGCTACAGATTTATCGGCTTATGATTGTATCCTTGTTCCAGGTGGTTTCTCTTATGGAGACTATCTGCGCTGCGGAGCGATCTCCCGTTTTGCACCCGTAATGAATGAGGTAGCTAAGGCTGCTGAACAAGGTAAATATATTCTCGGCATTTGCAACGGATTCCAGATCCTCACTGAGGCAGGATTGCTTCCTGGCGCGTTGATCCGCAACATGTCGCTGAAATTCCGTTGTCACGATACGGTGTTGAAAGTGGCGAATGCAGCTACTCCATTTACACGTGACTATGCACCTGGGGAAGAGATCGTTATTCCTATTGCTCACGGTGAAGGAAACTATTACTGTGACGAAGAAACACTAGCAAGTTTGCAGGCAAACAACCAGATCGTCTTTACGTATGGCAGCAACCCGAACGGTTCCCTGGGTGATATCGCGGGAATCTGTAATGAGGGTGGAAATGTGGTTGGCATGATGCCACATCCAGAGCGCGCGGTGGACTCACTGCTGGGTTCGGAAGACGGCAAACGTATGTTTACATCTATTTTGAAAGCATGGAGGGATCGGCATGACGCAGCAGCTATCCGCTAA
- the purL gene encoding phosphoribosylformylglycinamidine synthase subunit PurL has translation MTQQLSAKEPTAEQVAEHKLYAQMGVSDSEYELICEFMGRKPNYTEIGVFSVMWSEHCAYKNSKPLLRRFPTTGPRVLMGPGEGAGIVDIGDNQAVVFKIESHNHPSAVEPYQGAATGVGGIIRDIFSMGARPVAILNSLRFGKLESDRVKYLFEHVVAGIAGYGNCIGIPTVGGEVMFDESYEGNPLVNAMCVGLIDHDKIQRGVAKGVGNPVYYVGPPTGRDGIHGATFASVELTEESESQRTAVQVGDPFMEKLVMESCLELIDTGIVLGIQDMGAAGLTCSSAEMASKAGNGLELYLDQVPQREEGMTPYEMMLSESQERMLFVVEPKDEAQAMEIFERWGVICAKVGKVTDDGRLKLIHHGEVVGDMPVTALVDECPVYDKPSSVPAYYEQSASIDTLRYDEVSDLGGALKQVLASPTVASKKWIYDQYDYMVRTSTAVRPGSDAAVVTIRGTRKGLAMTTDCNGRYVYLDPEVGGRIAVSEAARNIVCSGAEPLAITDNLNFGNPEKPDIFWQMEKAVDGMAEACRVLDTPVIGGNVSLYNENAKGSIYPTPVVGMVGLVHDTDHITTQAFKSEGDVIILLGETKAELGGSELQYAVHGQTEGRPPELNLQTEKALLSTVLEAIQSGLVRSAHDLSEGGLAVALAESCISGNVGAQVNVETALRADHALFSESQSRILLSASPEQAGKLEAFVRERGVPVAVIGRVEGSNLTIELNGTSAVNEPVGGLAQVWEDAIPCLMN, from the coding sequence ATGACGCAGCAGCTATCCGCTAAGGAACCGACGGCAGAACAGGTCGCAGAACATAAACTTTACGCACAAATGGGCGTGTCTGACAGCGAGTATGAGCTGATCTGTGAGTTCATGGGGCGTAAGCCGAACTACACGGAAATTGGTGTTTTCAGTGTGATGTGGTCGGAGCACTGCGCTTATAAAAACTCCAAGCCATTGCTGCGCCGTTTCCCAACCACTGGACCACGTGTCCTGATGGGACCTGGTGAAGGTGCCGGTATCGTGGATATCGGTGACAATCAGGCCGTTGTATTCAAAATTGAAAGCCATAACCATCCTTCCGCGGTTGAGCCTTATCAAGGTGCGGCAACAGGTGTGGGCGGCATTATCCGTGATATTTTCTCCATGGGTGCAAGACCCGTAGCAATACTGAACTCCCTGCGTTTCGGTAAGCTGGAGAGCGATCGCGTTAAATATTTGTTCGAACATGTGGTAGCGGGTATTGCTGGATACGGTAACTGTATCGGTATTCCTACCGTTGGTGGCGAAGTGATGTTTGATGAGAGCTATGAAGGTAATCCGCTGGTTAACGCGATGTGTGTGGGTCTGATTGATCATGACAAGATTCAGCGCGGTGTAGCTAAAGGCGTAGGTAACCCGGTTTACTATGTGGGCCCGCCAACAGGCCGTGATGGAATTCATGGAGCAACCTTTGCATCGGTTGAACTGACGGAAGAATCCGAGTCCCAACGGACAGCGGTTCAGGTCGGTGATCCGTTTATGGAGAAACTGGTAATGGAATCCTGTCTGGAATTGATCGACACGGGCATCGTGCTCGGGATTCAGGATATGGGTGCTGCTGGTCTGACATGTTCGAGTGCAGAGATGGCAAGTAAAGCGGGTAACGGTCTGGAATTGTATCTGGATCAGGTACCACAGCGTGAAGAAGGCATGACGCCTTACGAGATGATGTTGTCCGAGTCCCAGGAACGGATGTTGTTCGTTGTTGAGCCGAAGGATGAGGCGCAGGCGATGGAAATCTTTGAACGTTGGGGCGTAATCTGTGCGAAAGTCGGTAAAGTAACGGATGACGGACGTCTGAAATTGATCCACCACGGTGAAGTGGTTGGAGATATGCCAGTAACGGCACTGGTTGACGAATGTCCAGTGTACGACAAACCTTCTTCTGTACCTGCATACTATGAGCAAAGTGCTTCCATCGACACGCTTCGTTACGACGAAGTGTCGGATCTCGGCGGAGCGCTGAAACAAGTGCTGGCTTCACCAACAGTAGCAAGTAAAAAATGGATTTATGATCAATACGATTACATGGTACGTACAAGCACTGCCGTTCGTCCGGGGTCGGATGCAGCCGTAGTCACGATTCGTGGCACACGCAAAGGTCTCGCGATGACAACGGACTGTAATGGACGTTATGTATATCTGGATCCAGAAGTAGGCGGACGGATTGCAGTCAGTGAAGCTGCCCGTAACATTGTATGTTCCGGTGCAGAGCCACTCGCGATTACGGACAACCTGAACTTTGGTAACCCGGAGAAGCCGGATATTTTCTGGCAGATGGAAAAAGCAGTAGACGGTATGGCGGAAGCTTGCCGCGTGCTGGATACGCCAGTTATCGGTGGTAATGTGAGTCTGTACAACGAAAACGCTAAAGGCTCTATCTATCCAACACCAGTGGTTGGTATGGTTGGTCTCGTTCATGATACAGATCACATCACAACACAAGCATTCAAATCCGAAGGTGATGTTATCATCCTCCTCGGTGAAACAAAAGCTGAGCTGGGTGGCAGCGAGCTGCAATACGCGGTTCATGGCCAGACGGAAGGTCGTCCGCCAGAACTGAATTTGCAAACGGAAAAAGCGTTGCTCAGCACCGTGCTGGAAGCTATTCAATCCGGTCTCGTTCGCTCGGCACATGACTTGTCTGAAGGCGGCTTGGCTGTTGCACTCGCAGAGTCTTGTATCAGTGGTAACGTTGGAGCACAGGTGAATGTCGAGACTGCACTGCGGGCAGATCACGCCCTATTCAGTGAGAGCCAATCTCGTATTTTGCTGTCGGCTTCGCCGGAGCAAGCAGGTAAGCTGGAAGCTTTTGTACGTGAACGTGGTGTGCCTGTAGCTGTTATTGGACGTGTAGAAGGAAGTAACCTGACAATTGAATTGAACGGAACATCAGCCGTGAACGAACCTGTAGGAGGTTTAGCTCAGGTCTGGGAGGATGCGATTCCATGTCTCATGAACTGA
- the purF gene encoding amidophosphoribosyltransferase, giving the protein MSHELTTGPLWTGDYYNEGSGKEGLDKLKEECGVFGVFKHPDAASLSYYGLHALQHRGEESAGMCVSDGNEFHYHRGMGLVKEVFTKDLMQTLTGDISIGHVRYSTSGDSKLTNAQPLVFKYRDGDLAVATNGNIVNAPTIRRELEQGGSIFQTTSDTEVIAHLIARSSKGLVEAAKDAFQRIVGGYAFLIMTNDKLLVASDPHGLRPLTMGKLGDAYLFASETCALETIGAELIRDIEPGELLVLDADGLHEDRFDHHKHRKALCAMEYIYFARPDSDMNGANQHAARKRMGSRMAIESFVDADLVTGVPDSSISAAIGYAEQTGIPYEMGMIKNKYTGRTFIQPSQELREQGVKMKLSAVRRVVEGKRVVMIDDSIVRGTTSRRIVNMLRDAGATEVHVRITSPPFKNPCFYGIDTPDSRELIASQLSVEEICREINADSLSFLSPDGLITSIQGDNQDDYKGGLCLACFDNDYPTRLDFGGEEKFGCSC; this is encoded by the coding sequence ATGTCTCATGAACTGACGACAGGACCATTGTGGACAGGTGATTATTATAACGAAGGGTCCGGCAAGGAAGGACTCGACAAATTAAAGGAAGAATGCGGAGTATTCGGGGTGTTCAAACATCCTGACGCCGCATCACTATCCTATTATGGCCTGCATGCCCTTCAACACCGGGGTGAAGAAAGTGCAGGGATGTGTGTAAGTGACGGTAACGAGTTTCACTACCACCGTGGTATGGGTCTGGTGAAGGAAGTCTTCACCAAAGACCTGATGCAGACGTTAACCGGGGATATCTCCATCGGACACGTTCGTTATTCAACGAGTGGTGACAGTAAGCTGACGAACGCACAACCATTGGTATTCAAATACCGTGATGGTGATCTGGCTGTAGCAACGAACGGAAACATTGTAAATGCGCCAACAATCCGGCGTGAATTGGAGCAGGGCGGATCTATTTTTCAAACGACCAGTGATACCGAAGTTATTGCCCATCTAATCGCGAGATCTTCCAAAGGATTGGTAGAAGCTGCGAAGGATGCGTTCCAACGGATTGTGGGTGGTTATGCATTTCTGATCATGACCAACGACAAGTTGCTGGTTGCTTCTGATCCTCATGGTCTGCGTCCGCTCACAATGGGTAAATTGGGAGATGCGTATCTGTTCGCATCCGAGACGTGTGCCCTCGAGACGATTGGCGCAGAGTTGATTCGTGACATTGAGCCAGGCGAACTGTTGGTACTGGATGCGGATGGTCTTCATGAAGACCGCTTTGATCATCACAAACACCGCAAGGCACTGTGTGCGATGGAGTATATCTACTTTGCCCGTCCGGACAGTGACATGAATGGTGCAAACCAGCACGCTGCGCGTAAACGGATGGGTAGCCGGATGGCGATTGAGTCGTTTGTCGATGCAGATCTGGTAACAGGTGTACCGGACTCCAGTATTTCCGCGGCAATTGGCTACGCCGAGCAGACAGGGATTCCGTATGAGATGGGTATGATCAAAAACAAATACACCGGACGTACGTTTATCCAGCCAAGCCAGGAACTGCGGGAGCAAGGCGTGAAGATGAAACTGAGCGCTGTACGTCGCGTTGTGGAAGGCAAACGTGTGGTTATGATTGACGACTCCATTGTGCGGGGAACCACTTCCCGGCGGATCGTAAACATGCTCCGGGATGCCGGAGCAACAGAGGTGCATGTACGGATTACATCACCACCGTTCAAAAACCCGTGCTTCTACGGTATTGATACGCCTGACAGTCGCGAATTGATTGCCTCTCAACTGTCAGTGGAAGAAATTTGCCGTGAAATCAACGCGGACTCCCTGTCGT